Within Inmirania thermothiophila, the genomic segment GTTGAAGACGCCGCCCGTGCCGACGAAGCCGCGCGTGCGCTCGATCTCGTCGCGGATCTTGGCCCGGTCCAGGGAGTTGGCGCGGTCGATGGCCTCGAGGGCGATGAAGAGCCCGTCGTAGGCGTGCCCGCCGAAGGTGGAGACCGGGCCGTACTTGGCCTCGTACTTGCGCTTGTAGGCCAGCAGCACCGGCTTCTGCGGGTCGTTGTCGGGCAGCTTCTCCGCCACCAGCAGCGCCGCCGCCGGCAGGCGCACCCCCTCGGCCGCCTCGCCCGCGAGCTCGATGAACTTCTTGGAGGCGACGCCGTGGGACTGGTAGAGCGGCAGGTCGATGCCGAGCTGGCGCGCGTTCTTGGTCACGATCGCCGGGCCGGTGCCGAAGCCGAAGTTGAGGATCGCCTCGGCGTCGGTGGCGCGGATGCGCGTCAGCTGCGCCGTCATGTCGGTGTCCTTGTTGTTGTAGGTCTCGTCGGCGACGATCTCGATCCCGTACTCGGGCGCGAGGGCCAGCGACTCGGCGCGGCCCGACTTGTCGAAGCCGCCCGAGCCCGAGATCAGCGCCACCTTCTTGATCCCGCGCCGGCGCATGTCCTCGAAGATCTTCGCCGCCGCCATCTTGTCCGTGTGCGGCGTCTTGAAGACCCACTTCTTGACCGGCTCGACGATCTTGACCGAGCCCGCGAGCGAGATGAAGGGCACCCCCGCCCCCTCCGCCTCCGGGATCATGGCGAGCGACGCCCCCGAGGTGGTGCCGCCCACGATGACATGCACCTTGTCCCGCTGGATCAGGCGCTTGACGAAGTTCACCGCCTTCTTGGCGTCGCTCCCGTCGTCGTAGTGGATGAGCTCGATCTTGTGGCCGTCGATGCCTCCCTTGGCGTTGATCTCGTCCACGTACATCTGCAGCGTCTTCAGCTCCGGATCGCCGAGGAACGAGGCCGGCCCGGTGACCGACAGCACGCTGCCGATGCGGATCGGCTCGGCCGCCTGGACGCCGCCGAGGCCCAGCAGGCCCGCCGCCGCCACGCAGATGGACGCCTTCTTCAGGAACGTTCTTCTTCCGGACATGGGAGACCCCTCCTCCAGGTGGTCAGGTTGTGGATCGCGGCGCCGGCACGCGCCGGCACCCGCACCACGTTATCAATTGCTGCACCGTCGAACAATTCCCCCCGCGCAGGCGGGAATCCTTGACGTTTACGTCAACGTCACCCCATGAGCGGTGATACAACAGTCCGCGCCCGCTTGCAACCCGGCGGCGCGCTCAACTATTGCCCGTCCCGCAATCGGCGCGGTACCGCTCCATGCGCGCCCGCAGCGCATCGGGGATGCGCCGGGCGCGGAAGCGCGCACGGTCGATGCTCACCGCCACCAGGACGCACTCGAAGGCGGTCTCCCCCGCGACCTCGCCCCGGACCCGGTAGCGGGCGCTGGCGCCGCCGATCGCCTCCAGCCACAGGGTCATCGTCAGCTCGTCCTCGGGGCGCAGCGGCCGCCGGTAGTCCAGCTCCAGGTGCACGATGGGCGAGCCGCCCTGCAGCGCGTCCAGCAGCACCGGCCAGGGCACCTCGAGGACCTCGCGCCACCAGGCCTCCAGCACCTCGACGGCGAACTCCACCCCCCGCGGTGTGTAGATGATCCCGGCCGGGTCGCACGCCCCCCAGCCCACCCGACGGCGCACACGAAACGGCGCCCTGGACACGATTTCCATCGTCGAAACAACCTCTTGGATGCAACGCCCCGACCCCGGGCGGGGTCTTGCCCAGCCCCGGACCCGGACGTATCATAGCCTTTGCCGCTTACGTAAACGTCAATTGCGCGGCGAAGGGGAGGAAAAGGGCACGGCGCCGACGGGGACATGCCCGGTGCGACAGTGGATCCACTCTGCTCGCCATGCGAACAATTGACCCTTCACGAACGAGGCCGCGGACATCCAGCCGCGCAACGCAGGGGAGAGGACAGCCATGAAGGATTCCCTCAGGGCCGGGGTCGCCACCACCCGCCGCGTCGAGATCGACGCCGGACGCACCATCGACTTCATGGGCGAGGACTGCCGCGTCTACGCCACCCCGGAGCTGGTGCGCGACATCGAGGTGACCTGCCGCGAGCTGCTGCTCGAGCACCTGGATGCGGGCGAGGACTCGGTGGGCGCGCACGTCTCCGTGGACCACACGGCGCCGACGCTCCTCGGCATGTGGGTGGACATCGAGGCCCGCATCAGCGAGGTCAAGGGCCGGCTCGTGACCTTCGAGATCACCGCCCGCGACCCGGTGGAGGAGGTGGCCAAGGGACGCCACGTCCGCTTCGTGGTGGACGTCGCCAAGACCGCCGAGCGGCTGCGGGCGAAGGCGGCAAGGGCCTGACCATGGGCACGGCGCGGGAGGTGCGCAAGGTCCCCACGTACTGCTACCAGTGCGTGGCGGGGCCGGACCTGCTCACGGTCACCGTCGAGGACGGGGTGGCCACCAAGGTGGAGCCCAACTTCGGCGCCGCGGGGGTGCACCCCGCGGGGGGCAAGGTCTGCGTCAAGGCCTACGGGCTGGTGCAGAAGACCTACAACCCCCACCGCGTGCTCACGCCCATGAAGCGCACCAACCCTCGCAAGGGCCGTGACGAGGACCCGGGCTTCGTGCCCATCTCCTGGGACGAGGCCCTCGACATCATCGCCGCCAAGCTCAAGGAGGTGCGGGCCAAGGGGCTGCGCGACGAGTCCGGCTACCCGCGCCTCGCGGCAAGCTTCGGCGGCGGCGGCACGCCGACCCAGTACATGGGCACCCTGCCCGCCTTCCTCGCCGCCTGGGGCCCGGTGGACATGGGCTTCGGCAGCGGCCAGGGCGTCAAGTGCTACCATTCCG encodes:
- a CDS encoding ABC transporter substrate-binding protein; translation: MSGRRTFLKKASICVAAAGLLGLGGVQAAEPIRIGSVLSVTGPASFLGDPELKTLQMYVDEINAKGGIDGHKIELIHYDDGSDAKKAVNFVKRLIQRDKVHVIVGGTTSGASLAMIPEAEGAGVPFISLAGSVKIVEPVKKWVFKTPHTDKMAAAKIFEDMRRRGIKKVALISGSGGFDKSGRAESLALAPEYGIEIVADETYNNKDTDMTAQLTRIRATDAEAILNFGFGTGPAIVTKNARQLGIDLPLYQSHGVASKKFIELAGEAAEGVRLPAAALLVAEKLPDNDPQKPVLLAYKRKYEAKYGPVSTFGGHAYDGLFIALEAIDRANSLDRAKIRDEIERTRGFVGTGGVFNMSPEDHLGLDLSAFRMLEIRNGDWVLVE
- a CDS encoding acyl-CoA thioesterase, whose translation is MSRAPFRVRRRVGWGACDPAGIIYTPRGVEFAVEVLEAWWREVLEVPWPVLLDALQGGSPIVHLELDYRRPLRPEDELTMTLWLEAIGGASARYRVRGEVAGETAFECVLVAVSIDRARFRARRIPDALRARMERYRADCGTGNS
- a CDS encoding thioesterase family protein; amino-acid sequence: MKDSLRAGVATTRRVEIDAGRTIDFMGEDCRVYATPELVRDIEVTCRELLLEHLDAGEDSVGAHVSVDHTAPTLLGMWVDIEARISEVKGRLVTFEITARDPVEEVAKGRHVRFVVDVAKTAERLRAKAARA